A region from the Aegilops tauschii subsp. strangulata cultivar AL8/78 chromosome 5, Aet v6.0, whole genome shotgun sequence genome encodes:
- the LOC109738907 gene encoding uncharacterized protein isoform X2: MFFCLLVITSNGCVRDAFIHKKAGSVSEEHLKQMENAITDTPSFYFSTGTQVAIPVSSTDSLAALEVFDSMQFSVQGPPLPCCDVAASLGLLQARVMSR; encoded by the exons ATGTTCTTTTGTCTCCTGGTGATTACTTCGAATGGCTGTGTGAG AGATGCCTTTATTCACAAAAAGGCAGGCAGTGTAAGTGAAGAACACCTAAAACAGATGGAAAATGCAATTACAGACACACCGTCGTTCTATTTTTCTACAGGAACACAGGTTGCAATTCCAGTTTCATCGACGGACTCGCTTGCTGCTCTAGAAG TTTTCGACTCTATGCAATTCTCGGTGCAAGGGCCCCCGCTTCCTTGTTGTGACGTTGCAGCCTCACTGGGCCTTCTGCAG GCAAGAGTTATGTCCAGATGA
- the LOC109738907 gene encoding uncharacterized protein isoform X1, which translates to MWRWGTGRGGRVGLEAPVVASTRQAWDSRWRAASRWSWSWRAALASSTRTSPGCRTGRGSSNFLFIRLLFDKMFPDVRTGHTFARYMRALLCPTCTRMPRSPSRRRLRTCTCTTTRDLGCFFVASKFEMFLWELV; encoded by the exons ATGTGGAGATGGGGCACGGGGAGGGGAGGGCGAGTCGGCCTGGAGGCCCCGGTTGTGGCTTCGACTAGGCAGGCCTGGGACTCGCGGTGGCGGGCGGCCTCGCGCTGGAGCTGGTCCTGGCGGGCGGCCTTGGCCTCGTCCACACGGACTTCTCCTGGTTGTCGAACCGGTCGAG GGTCATCCAACTTCTTGTTTATCAGGCTACTATTTGATAAAAT GTTTCCTGACGTCCGGACCGGTCATACTTTTGCAAG ATACATGCGAGCATTGTTGTGTCCAACCTGCACAAGAATGCCAAGAAGTCCTTCTCGGAGAC GATTAAGGACATGTACCTGCACTACAACGAGAGATCTGGGCTGCTTCTTTGTGGCTTCCAAATTTGAAATGTTTCTTTGGGAGTTAGTTTAG